In Musa acuminata AAA Group cultivar baxijiao chromosome BXJ2-10, Cavendish_Baxijiao_AAA, whole genome shotgun sequence, a genomic segment contains:
- the LOC135625245 gene encoding rhodanese-like domain-containing protein 10, which yields MAAGAAHVATAKLRRATFMASTPPPAQGRAYPSGGQLELIRSGVVRAIPPKDAAAALRTEDFRLLDVRPAWEYEKARVGGSLHVPFFVADTDPTPVTLLKKWVHFGYIGLWTGQHLTTINEQFLPQVEELVPDKEDKLLVACGEGLRSMIAVRALHNGGYKNLGWLAGGFNRSGDGDFSEVQGTSKLQYATVGGASYLFLQLLLLLKVIGKEN from the exons atggCCGCCGGTGCCGCGCACGTCGCCACCGCCAAGCTGCGGCGCGCAACCTTCATGGCGAGCACTCCACCACCAGCGCAAGGCCGGGCATACCCCTCCGGCGGCCAGCTGGAGCTCATCCGCTCCGGTGTCGTCCGCGCCATCCCGCCCAAGGACGCCGCGGCCGCTCTGCGGACCGAAGACTTCCGCCTCCTGGACGTCAGGCCGGCGTGGGAGTACGAGAAGGCCCGCGTCGGGGGGTCGCTTCATGTCCCCTTCTTCGTGGCGGACACCGACCCCACCCCCGTCACGCTGCTGAAGAAGTGGGTGCACTTCGGCTACATCGGGCTGTGGACGGGTCAGCATCTCACCACCATCAACGAGCAGTTCCTCCCTCAGGTGGAAGAGCTGGTGCCCGACAAGGAGGACAAGCTCCTCGTGGCCTGCGGTGAAGGACTCAG GTCGATGATTGCGGTGAGGGCACTGCACAATGGAGGGTACAAGAACTTGGGGTGGCTGGCCGGAGGATTCAACAGGTCCGGCGACGGTGATTTCTCCGAAGTGCAGGGAACATCTAAGCTGCAGTACGCCACTGTCGGGGGAGCGTCGTATCTCTTCCTGCAGTTGCTTCTGTTGCTGAAGGTGATCGGCAAGGAGAACTGA